Below is a window of Vanacampus margaritifer isolate UIUO_Vmar chromosome 11, RoL_Vmar_1.0, whole genome shotgun sequence DNA.
CACACACTGCCAATAAATATAAGAATAATATCACTTCCGTAGAGGCAGAACATTGGATATTGCCTGGATCAGGCTCGTTAAGTCGTAGTGGATCCGTAATCGTCTGTGACTCAACAGGAATGCATGTCCTTCGGAGTCGCGCGTCTATTCGCAATGTATTTGCACAGCACAGACGGGCTAACTATGGGATGTGGTGTTAAGGGTACTGGAGGGTAAAGAAAATGCTTAATTAACAAACGCTACACGCCAAAGGACCATCTGCCGCGCTTGTGAAAACATCCTAAATCATAGTGTCTAAGAGAGCACATGGATGACAATACTTACACGCATGACACAGTGACATGTGTTAGGGTTTAAACGTCGATACAGAGGAGAGAACAAAATGTTCTATGTTCTCAAGTAAGGAGAGGAAAGTGATTCAGTCCTCTTTAGgatttgaataaatgtttatgttgGAAACAAACCACAAAggaaatcatttgtgtttatcaGCCATGGCCAAAAATTGAGGACGTTTAAACATGACCTCATCTCCTTGGTGAATGAAATACAGTTACCCTGTAAACCCATTCAAGGCATGGGTTGGACATAACTAACGctacattccccccccccccccccattctccACAGATTACAGCTCCTGAATGCGAAGGAGCGACAATACCAGGAGTTAAAGAAGACTGTCAGAGAGAAAGACATATTGCTTCTTAAAGAGGAGCTGAACCAGCTTAAGGCTTTTGCGCTGCTACTTGTGAAGGAGCATCAAAGTTTGGAGAAGCTGTTGGACGAGCACAGGTGTCATGTCAAAGAACTGAGCGCCATCGCCAAAGGTATTAACCAGGAGGCTAGTACGGCTAAAGAGAAACAGCTGCCAAATTTGATGCATCCTGAGGTGGAGCGACACAATTCACACACCAACGTCCACCGCTCCCGTCACGCTATGACAGCTCAACTTGCCGACGGTGCAGCTCAAAATCAGCCACTTATTAGACAGCAGCACTCAAGTGTTGGCCGTCAGTCAGACGAGAACCGAGAAAGTTCTGCGAGGGAGAAGGACAAAGAAGTGCAGGAGCCTAGTGGTCGAGAAGCTAGACAGCCAAGCTCGCTGTCAGAAGTGGAAGTACTGAGGAGACGGGTGGTGGAGATGGAAGGGAAGGACGAGGAACTTATCCGCATGAGGGACCAGTGCCGGGATCTGGACTGCAGACTGGCGAGGGAGACGAAAAACTGCTCTAGCCTGAAGGTTGAGGTGAATATGCTCAATGGGAGAATCAGTGAATTAGACCGCATAGAGGATACTTTGGGCAAAAGTAAACAAGAATGCTGCAATCTGCGGGACAGTttggaaaaagagagaaatgtcGGTAAGATGCTCTCAGGTGAGGTGGACTCCCTGAAGGTCAAACTGAGAGAGCTGGAGGCAAGTGAGGGCCAACTGGAGAAGAGCGAGGCGGCAATCAGACATGACCTGGCCACGCTCAGGTCTCTGACAGCCGCCTTGGTAGAGGACAGAAAGACCATGTCGGAGAGGCTGCGGGAAGCTGAAGAAAAACTCGGCGGGTGGGGGAGGAAAAACTCTGCAGGGAGCTCTATAGAAGAGGCACAGAGCTCAAAGTCGGATGTGGAAGAAAAAATAACAGGCATGGCAAAGGACAGGGATGAGCTACAAGCCAGGCTCGCAGTGGAGCAGCAGAGAAACATGGAGCTCGAGAATAAAATGGTCATTATGAGAAAGAGGTTACAGGTTTTGGAGAACAGGAGAGAAAAGGAAGAGAAGTACATGCAAGGCTCTAGCAACACCAGTCCTCGCTGCCAAACGGAAGAGAACAAAGCCAAACAACTAACATGGGAGCTGGAAAGGCTACAAAAAAGACTGCAGGACAAGGAGATGATGGAGAAAGAACTGATGAAAGTAGAGGATGACTACGAGTCTCTGGAAAATAGATTCAAGGAGGAACTGATAAAGTCCAAGTCTCTTCTCAAGGAACTTGAGTTGGCCAAAAAGGAGCTTTCCGGATACAAGCAGGCGGAAAAGCAGGACATCAACCAGGAACATCTCCTCCTATGTCGTCTTCAGAAGGAGCAAGTTAAGTCCAGGCTGCTTGGAAAAGAGGTCATTACCCTAAAAGAGCAACTCCAGCAGCTGATGAGCACAGAGGAGTCCATCAGCCGGGTCCAGACAGATCACACCACGCTGCAGGGTAGGTTGACACAACAAGAAGCTCGGAACCGGGAACTAGCCCGAGAGATGAGGGACTTGAGCAGCGAACTCGACAGACACAGACGCTTAAAGAATGTCGCGCCAGGTGGGAATGAAGAGCATTATCGCCCCACCAAGGAGATTCAAACCGAGCCAGCGCCCAACTTGCCTTCTGACTGTCAACTGCCCTCCATAATGAACACAACATTTGGCGGGAAACACGAGGAGCAGGATCCAAACCATAATGTCGAAGTCATAGACAGCCGGGGCTCAACTCTCATCAGCAACCTTAACAGTTTGAACAGTGCCAACAACATTGTGAGCCAAAACAGAGGCCACACAGCCAATGGGGTAAATGTGCACCAAGCGGCTAATGGGGACGTGATGATGCTAACGCACACGCCAGGGCAGCCACTACAAATCAAGGTAACGCCTCACCACATCCTCAACACGGCCACCCTTGAGATCAGCAGTCCCACCGCGGACGCCTCCGCCTCCTACACCAGCACAGCCTTCATCCCATCCGGCGGAAACACACCAAACCAAAGAATCACCATCATTCAGAATAAGACGCCACCCTCGAGTCCCGAACGCACTCTCTCTCTGCTTAATGGGACGCCCGTCTCTCGAATGATCAGTCCGAATTCGTCCCGCTCGACGACTCCCGAACTCCCAATCCAGATTTTGACAGTCAGGACATGCTCACCGGAGCCGACCGACATCGGGAGCCAGGGCGCCTTCTGCAAGACTCCCGAGCGGCAGAACAGCTGGCATCACGTGTGCTCCAGCAGCGCCGACTCCAGCCCCAGCATCATCACCACAGAGGACAATAAGATCCACATCCACCTCGGGAATCCGTATGTCCCATCACATGGGATGCCACCGCCTGTCGGGCCGTACTATCTTCGACATGAGCAGAGGACTCAAGTACTTGCAAATGGCTGCCATGTCAAAGGTGTCGGCAAGATCACCAGCAGTATTACCATATCTCCTGCCACATCTCCCACTTCGCACTCCCCCATGTAGCAGCGACTATTATGAATAGgtcaaaaatgtgtgaatgCCTTTTACCAAATCCACATACGCTATTATTCCACCTACTTCTGAGACTTCACAATTTATTcaatacatgtttttgtaataacacaCCATAGTTTTCGGCAATACACGTACCTAATATTTGTTATCCAAATAATACTTTGTACAACTGTTTTTACTGTCTGTATGAGAACAACATAAAACAACTGCATTACAATCTCCTATTTGCACGTGTggatatttctttcatttcctaATCTGGATAAATTGTCAGCATGTGCTGTTACATAAAGGGCTACTTATTTTGTGGAGCCATCCATATAATATCCGGACCGCTTACCCTCACGGGGGTTGCGGGCGTGCTGTCTTTGGGCAGTAGGTTATAATAAAAATCGAAGAGCTGAGAAAAAGGTTTGGCCAGGTTTGACTGTAAATACAGGgctaaaaagtgacatttttcgGGGAAAATCTTAAACAAGTAGGATTAAATATGCTTGAGACCCAGAGTTTATGTGGAGTTTAATATTAGTTGGAtggtgaaaagtttttttttgactataacaatatataaaaaatatattttatttgtaagttCACAATACCGATTGATAATTGTTAAAattcctaaaaataataataacattttttaagtcagttgtagtcaaaaataaaaactaaattcaCTACACAcagattttaaatgttttttttaaatttatttttctaaactattttaatgattttagtATAATGTTAATGGAAAGCCCAAATTGATGAATCACGTAACAAacaatcaaaattatttttaaaattgaaattagataagaaaatattttttttcaggaggaAAATTACTGTTTAATTAATGTAGGGAATGTGATCttagttttacttttcaaaTTGAACTActacaataaattaaatatgcTACATTATTATTTGTTGCAGGGGTGGgtaaactcggtcctcaagggccggactcctgcaggttttggagttttccctcttccaacacaagccaattccaattaacaggatcgttatcaggcttatgcagagctcgtcaaacatcagctgtgttggagaagggaaacatccaaaacctgcaggacatcggccctcgaggaccgagtttacCCATCCCTGATTTGTTACATGTACTTTAAATTATGATCAACACAAATGTGGCATTCtgtttgtcaattttttattaaaagatACAATTTTGCATGAGTTATTAATTACAGTACAGTGTGCTTATAGCTTTTGTGTGACCCCCACCAAACAAACGAACAAACTTTTGGCTTGCATAACAACAAATTTGTGCTCAGATTTTCTTTTCAGATGTTATAAAACATAATGAACAAGTATACTGTTGAAAGACACCAATTGAatttaactatttttaattatatattcaataaaactattaaattatagttttaaaatgtaagtGGCGtgcattatccatccatccatacctAGCTACCTCGCTAACCAAGATTAAAAAACACCGGAGTGCATGGCTGCCCTCTGTCGACCAGAAGGCTGAACTGCGCTTGGCAAGCAACAGACACTGGAAGGTTCCGCATGCCAtcaaactattaaaaataaataacaaatgatACGGACTGTTTGAATGGAAGCTAAATGTGCGAATACATAGGAGGTAAGTTACCATCTGTTTTTTGGagattttcagactttttaaagGCGTGTACTATTTACATGGGAATGCGCACGTGTGTTTACTACGTctcacgctttttttttttacgtccctCAAGCACAGGGAAGCTTCGCATTCAAATATGACTTCGTCTTCATATCTGCAATGGCTACGCTGTAATGGTGTGCTATTATtaacatgtaaataaaaactaattttactTTTAACTACAAGCGAGTGTTGAATGGCTAAAGCTAGCTTACAGTGAGAACCAACATGCCTCGCGACAACTCCACACGAGACGTCCACTCGTGAAGGCACAGAAAACATATAGCCGAAGTTTTCGccaaataagacattacattaaaatgtaaaaaagtcatatttcacCTGATTTAGAGTCATGCTGCCACCACTCGTCACCCAAGTCGTCCCCCATTTTGCCCGATTACGTTTTGGACAGCTCGTCCAATCAAATCAACCGCTGTGCAAGGAGCAGGCTGGGGGTAGGTTCACGAACTGCACGttacaaaaaaatcaactaaaaacaagaacaaaccatccctcccccaaaaaacaccacACGCAGCGTGTTCAAGAACAACCCGATGCATtcatcatttaaattttaagacACCCAAGTCGTCTCTTATTTTTAACGAGTTTGTATATTTTAACGAAAAGTTTGTACAAGCAGCTAAAGGAAACGCTGAACTTGGCCGCCAGGGCTGTGTTCACAAGCAGTGCATTTCAAACACACGAAACGTGGTTTCAGACGTTAGGAGCATACTAtacatactactactactactactactactactactaataataataataataaataataataattcttctccttcttcttattattatatagcatgcatacatacatacagtattctggAAGCATTATTTTAGCAACACACGTAATTTTATCTTCCTTAATTCGTAATTGCATTTtccaatgattattttaatcatCTATTGAGAATCACGTTCATGTATGTGCATTCAACAATTGCTTGTGATACTCTGTCCTCTAGTTTGTTTTGGGCAATTTTCCAATTTAGATGAGGGGAGGATGCTGAAGACGTATTTGGAagagtgtgtatatatatgctaTGAATGCGATTTAATGCCCTGTGCGAACATGATTTATGACAGCAGGGGGCGACACACTACAAGTCAGACTTGTGTCAAGGATGACCCTGAGCTGGATTATATGGACTTGTCTAGTGCAAGGAGTTCTTAATCTTtacgctttctttctttttctttttaccgtGCACTTTTCTTTGTATCTTACTTGATGTATGCACTGAAACAGGAGAAGCTCTACTATCTCGTACGATATAATGACAATAAATGGCATtcttttctattctattctaagTCAAATTTATCACCACAAAAATACCTAATAACTAGATTTTACCTAAAAAAGGATAGAACATGTTTTATCTCTTGGTGAGGTTTGTCATAACCATTGATTtctgttttactttttaaatacgTATCCACAATTTTCACTGTTAGCCAAGGTTTCTTCTTCAATTTATTATGTGCAGGTGAATAACTGATTCCttattgccatctagtggtagaaagCTATATTGTAACTGAGCGCCTCCTTAACGGCAAGCAGCTACTAGTTGGCACTCACAGTCCTATGATAAAGAGCCACTGGACTAGTGGCTACCATGTCGGATTTCTCAGGGTACTTTTGCTTCCCCCcacgttccaaaaacatgcatgttagattCATTTaggactctaaattgtctaaaGGTGCAAATAATTGTTTGTCCCTATGTGCTCTGATTCActgacgaccagtccagggtgtaccccgcctctcgatcaaagtcagctgggataagaTCCTACACTCACCCACCATGACCTTAACAAGGTTAAGTGGTATAGCAAATGGACAAtggaaattatatttttatgatCAATTGGATGGTTATAAATTATCACAGTGCTTTAGAAACACGTAAACCAAGTGAATCAAAAAGTGAACAAGTGACTATGTTCTTTATTTTAAGTCAAGTGTAACACAatttcgtttgtttgtttgacaaaTAATAGAGCTATTCTTCTTCACTgcactttttcatttaagaAAGTTAACTTTATCTTTCTTATTTCTTCTTCAGGGGCCCCAAAGCATGTTGTGGAGCCCCTGTAAAGCTgttcaaaaaaatttttggggctgttttttgaaaacattcaaGTATGACCGTCCCAGGTTAATTATGCTATTAGAGCAACAATATAGCTTGGCATTTTACTCATGAAggttttaaatgtattacatacagtaaataatgaaataaatatttgctcACTATTTTGTGGATTTAATCTGTCTGTAATATGGGACCCCCACGATAAACGAGgtaatgtaattattattaactctgATGTGATGTGCTTGAGACTCTTGGGAGGTGAGTCTCTCGACATTCAGACTAAGTAGAGCTGATTTTGCGTTGTATTTTCTCGCATTTCCTGtgtcattacattttttgtctttcccTTCTGCAGCGCTagataaaacacacaaatccaTGCATAAAGGATAACACCTGTGGTGTTTACTCTTTAGATGCTCACTGAGCTGAAGACACGAGTTTTGGTCGATCGCTGCTCTTTCATTGTCTGCCTGTTCAGTCAGGGCAGCGAGCCGCACCAGATAAAAACTAAGATAACAATGCTGTATACAATATGATTCGATAAAATGTTATTAATCCCTGAGAGGAAATTTTAGGAAGCCGAGCCGAGCGCCTCCGCAGCCGTACTAGCGATAATCTCATTTACGCTAACAacaggaacaaaaaataaacagcatGGCTGCCAATAATGTGAATTAAGCATACTTAgcgtgtgggggaaaaaaagttgtgataATAGAATATAAATTGTTCTTATAGGCTGACAGATGTTTGGTTGCGCCTCTAATTGCACACTGCAGTATCAcatttaatgtgtttatttcctTGTAAGCAGCTGTTGCTCCTCGCCCCATCACAAAGAGGTATTTTTAGATGCCAgagtcacttttgttttgtaaaaaagaatCGCAATGAAAGCGAGGAAGAACAGAATCCTTTCAAAAAAGctccaaaaatatgaatttacGCCGCGGGCTATactaaatttatgaaaaaaatatgatggaGCAATTGAATAGATGCTTATTATAGCAGCAGAGGGCGTTTATGATAGGGAGAGGAGTCAATAAACTATTAGTGGTGTTGAGCATGGCGTTTGAAACAAAATAGTAGGTTGTGGAAGGTAACAGTcataaacacaacattgtgatgCGACCATGAAAGTAATCTGAATTCTAATCATTGTTAAATATGCCACCCCAGCTAAACAGAAGACCATCTCTGAAAATGTTAATAGTCCCTTCTTTGATTAATCTCAGAAACTGTTTACtttggtaggtgctgctgttttggtgagCAACAGATTGGTTGATCtaataaatagaaatgaaacCACTATTGGGGGAAATGGTGAATCTCTGCACGTTAATTCGCCTGGGGGGCTGTTTATGAATAAGCTGTTTATGATTTCAAATGGGCTCAGTTGTTCTCTTTAAAGTCCGTGTGTGAACAACAGCATCGATAAAGTGAGATTAACTCATTGACATATAGGGGGCAGTTTATTATGGCATGATTGTTGACGTTgacttgtgagaaaaaaattgagataaAGCAAGCAATCTCAACTCATTTAACAAGAAGCAGCACTTTGGCAGATAGTAagcaattcaaaaaaaaaaaacgacttcaaGCTGTTGCTGAGTTAACTCTATAATGTTTGTTTAaatcatactgtatataaactaTGAAAATAGTTACGACTTAATACTTGCTTTTGTCCACTTGACTTACTATGCTTtagtaggtgctgctgttttggtggGCAACTGAGTTTAAATGGGCTCAATAGTAAAGTCCATTTATGTCCATCTGTGATGATGATTACTTAATTTTATCAAAGGACACCC
It encodes the following:
- the LOC144060963 gene encoding uncharacterized protein LOC144060963, whose translation is MHPEVERHNSHTNVHRSRHAMTAQLADGAAQNQPLIRQQHSSVGRQSDENRESSAREKDKEVQEPSGREARQPSSLSEVEVLRRRVVEMEGKDEELIRMRDQCRDLDCRLARETKNCSSLKVEVNMLNGRISELDRIEDTLGKSKQECCNLRDSLEKERNVGKMLSGEVDSLKVKLRELEASEGQLEKSEAAIRHDLATLRSLTAALVEDRKTMSERLREAEEKLGGWGRKNSAGSSIEEAQSSKSDVEEKITGMAKDRDELQARLAVEQQRNMELENKMVIMRKRLQVLENRREKEEKYMQGSSNTSPRCQTEENKAKQLTWELERLQKRLQDKEMMEKELMKVEDDYESLENRFKEELIKSKSLLKELELAKKELSGYKQAEKQDINQEHLLLCRLQKEQVKSRLLGKEVITLKEQLQQLMSTEESISRVQTDHTTLQGRLTQQEARNRELAREMRDLSSELDRHRRLKNVAPGGNEEHYRPTKEIQTEPAPNLPSDCQLPSIMNTTFGGKHEEQDPNHNVEVIDSRGSTLISNLNSLNSANNIVSQNRGHTANGVNVHQAANGDVMMLTHTPGQPLQIKVTPHHILNTATLEISSPTADASASYTSTAFIPSGGNTPNQRITIIQNKTPPSSPERTLSLLNGTPVSRMISPNSSRSTTPELPIQILTVRTCSPEPTDIGSQGAFCKTPERQNSWHHVCSSSADSSPSIITTEDNKIHIHLGNPYVPSHGMPPPVGPYYLRHEQRTQVLANGCHVKGVGKITSSITISPATSPTSHSPM